In Populus nigra chromosome 10, ddPopNigr1.1, whole genome shotgun sequence, the following proteins share a genomic window:
- the LOC133706019 gene encoding protein SOMBRERO-like, whose amino-acid sequence MMTGNGQLSVPPGFRFHPTDEELLYYYLRKKVSYEAIDLDVIREVDLNKLEPWDLRDKCKIGSGPQNEWYFFSHKDKKYPTGTRTNRATTAGFWKATGRDKAIHISNSQRIGMRKTLVFYTGRAPHGQKTDWIMHEYRLDDDNSEVQEDGWVVCRVFKKKNQTRGFLPEVSQEVHFSHMKASASSFPLDPKQNHLQSLYEDYTLDGASMHLPQLFSPDSAVAPSFVSPLSLNNMNDIECSQNLLRLTPSGCGFVHPAGRFNGDWSFLDKLLASHQNLDHQQHYQNKRNSSSQIVDPVGTSTQKFPFQYLGFETDILRFSK is encoded by the exons ATGATGACAGGAAACGGACAACTATCAGTTCCTCCAGGTTTCAGATTCCATCCAACAGATGAAGAGCTTCTGTACTATTATCTGAGGAAGAAGGTCTCTTATGAAGCCATTGACCTAGATGTTATCAGGGAGGTGGACCTCAATAAACTTGAGCCATGGGATCTCAGAG ATAAATGCAAGATTGGTTCGGGTCCTCAAAATGAGTGGTATTTTTTCAGTCACAAGGACAAGAAATATCCAACCGGAACCAGAACAAATCGGGCAACCACGGCAGGTTTTTGGAAAGCAACAGGAAGGGATAAGGCCATCCATATTAGCAACTCTCAGAGGATCGGTATGAGAAAAACCCTAGTCTTCTACACTGGACGTGCTCCTCATGGTCAAAAGACAGATTGGATCATGCATGAGTACCGCTTGGACGATGACAACTCTGAGGTTCAG GAAGATGGTTGGGTTGTCTGCAGGGTTTTCAAGAAGAAGAATCAAACCAGAGGTTTCCTACCAGAAGTTTCTCAAGAAGTACACTTCTCTCACATGAAGGCCAGCGCTTCTTCTTTTCCATTAGATCCAAAACAAAACCACTTGCAATCACTATATGAAGACTATACCCTTGATGGCGCCTCCATGCATCTACCACAGTTATTTAGTCCAGACTCAGCTGTTGCCCCATCGTTTGTGTCACCCCTCTCTTTGAACAACATGAACGACATTGAGTGCTCGCAGAACTTGTTGAGGTTAACACCGAGTGGTTGTGGATTTGTGCACCCTGCAGGGAGGTTCAATGGTGACTGGTCATTTCTGGACAAGCTTCTTGCTTCTCATCAAAACCTGGATCATCAGCAGCActatcaaaacaaaaggaattcaTCATCCCAAATTGTTGATCCTGTGGGTACTTCAACTCAGAAATTCCCATTTCAATACCTTGGCTTCGAGACTGACATTCTGAGATTTTCCAAGTAG
- the LOC133704539 gene encoding protease Do-like 10, mitochondrial: protein MLSSSGRAVRKLCSSSSCTAASVVRNRNLLLRERYISPLVSSNLAKYSKTTQPRAIPFLFNNFSLYSTTAAASTAAITSASAATANNHLEEASQPNLSDAYSAIELALDSVVKIFTVSSSPNYFLPWQNKSQRETMGSGFVITGKKILTNAHVVADHTFVLVRKHGSPTKYRAEVQAVGHECDLAILVVENEEFWKGMNFLELGDIPFLQEAVAVVGYPQGGDNISVTKGVVSRVEPTQYVHGASQLMAIQIDAAINPGNSGGPAIMGNKVAGVAFQNLSGAENIGYIIPVPVIKHFINGVEESGKYVGFCSMGLSCQPTENVQLRKHFGMCPEMTGVLVSKINPLSDAHRVLKKDDIILAFDGVPIANDGTVPFRNRERITFDHLVSMKKPNETASVRLLRGGEEHEFSITLRPLQPLVPVHQFDKLPSYYIFAGLVFVPLTQPYLHEYGEEWYNTSPRRLCERALKELPKKADQQLIILSQVLMDDINAGYERLAELQVKKVNGVEIDNLKHLCQLVRDCSSESLRFDLDDDRVIALNYQSAKVATSRILKRHRIPSAMSSDLSAEQNIPESESASSS, encoded by the exons ATGTTGTCTTCATCAGGTCGTGCAGTGAGGAAGCTATGCTCCTCTTCTTCTTGCACCGCCGCCTCTGTTGTCAGAAACCGTAACTTGTTGCTCAGAGAAAGATACATTTCCCCACTTGTATCATCAAATTTAGCAAAATATTCGAAAACAACACAACCCAGAGCcattcctttccttttcaataacttttcattatattctacaacagcagcagcatcaACCGCAGCAATAACATCAGCCTCAGCAGCAACAGCTAACAATCATTTGGAGGAGGCATCACAACCAAACCTGAGTGATGCATATTCTGCTATAGAGCTTGCATTAGATTCAGTTGTCAAGATTTTTACTGTTTCAAGTAGCCCCAATTACTTCCTTCCATGGCAAAATAAGTCACAGCGTGAAACCATGGGTTCTG GATTTGTtattactggaaaaaaaattcttacaaaTGCTCATGTGGTGGCTGATCATACATTTGTACTCGTAAGAAAGCACGGGTCTCCCACCAAATACAGAGCTGAAGTTCAAGCTGTTGGTCATGAATGTGATTTAGCTATTCTAGTTGTTGAAAATGAAGAATTCTGGAAGGGTATGAATTTCTTGGAGCTAGGAGACATCCCATTTCTGCAGGAAGCTGTTGCAGTCGTCGGGTATCCTCAAG GTGGGGACAACATATCTGTTACCAAAGGTGTTGTCTCCAGAGTTGAACCAACACAATATGTACACGGAGCATCCCAGTTAATGGCAATACAGATTGACGCTGCCATAAATCCTGGGAATAGCGGTGGTCCAGCAATAATGGGAAATAAAGTTGCCGGTGTGGCTTTCCAGAACCTATCAGGTGCTGAAAATATTGG CTATATAATTCCTGTTCCTGTAATCAAGCATTTTATAAATGGCGTGGAAGAAAGTGGAAAATATGTTGGATTCTGCTCTATGGGCCTATCATGCCAACCAACTGAAAATGTTCAACTGAGAAAGCACTTTGGTATGTGCCCTGAAATGACAGGGGTACTTGTGAGCAAGATTAATCCGCTGTCAGATGCACATAGAGTCctaaaaaaagatgatattaTCCTTGCCTTTGATGGAGTGCCTATAGCTAACGATGGAACAG TGCCTTTCCGAAACAGAGAGcggataacttttgatcactTAGTGTCTATGAAGAAACCCAATGAAACAGCTTCAGTTAGACTTTTGAGGGGTGGTGAAGAGCATGAATTCAGTATCACCCTTAGACCT TTGCAGCCCCTAGTTCCTGTTCATCAATTTGATAAGCTTCCTAGTTATTACATTTTTGCTGGTCTGGTCTTTGTTCCACTAACACAACCATACCTTCACGAGTATGGAGAAGAATGGTATAATACATCACCTCGTCGATTATGTGAACGTGCATTGAAGGAGCTGCCAAAAAAGGCTGACCAACAACTTATCATTCTTTCTCAG GTGCTCATGGACGATATAAATGCAGGGTATGAGCGTCTTGCAGAACTACAG GTTAAGAAAGTCAATGGAGTAGAAATCGACAATTTGAAGCACCTGTGCCAACTTGTCAGGGACTGTAGTTCAGAGAGCTTGAGGTTCGATTTAGATGATGATAGGGTAATTGCGTTGAATTATCAGTCTGCAAAAGTAGCAACTTCCAGAATTTTGAAACGTCACAGGATACCTTCCGCCATGTCCAGCGACCTTAGTGCTGAACAAAATATACCAGAAAGTGAGTCGGCCAGCTCAAGCTGA